A window of Desulfuromonas soudanensis genomic DNA:
GTCTGTTTATCTTCTTTTTCATTTTCAGCCTGGTGAAGAACAAGCGCATCCGGGAGGAATATTCTCTCCTCTGGTTCGCCCTGAGCCTCTTCCTGCTCTACCTTTCCTTTGACCGTTTCGCCATTGACCGGCTCGGGCAGTTGTTCGGCGTCGCCTATTCTCCCAGTGTCCTGACGCTGCTGACGACCGGTTTTACCTTCCTCCTCCTCATCCACCTGACCGTCGTTGTGACCAGGCTCTCCGAGCAGAGCAAGGAACTGATCCAGGAAATGGGTTTGTCACGGTGCGGACCCGCGGAAAAAAGTTCCGAACTCCTGGTCATCGTCCCTTCCTACAACGAGGAAGAAAATATCGCACAGGTCATCGAAGATCTGACGAGTATTGAAATACCCCTTGATATCGTCGTTATAAACGACGGTTCGATGGACAATACTTCTCATGTGGCCCGGTCGGGGAAACGGGTGCTGGTCATTGACCTCCCTAAAAATCTCGGAATCGGCGGCGCCGTGCAGACCGGTTTCAAATATGCGGAGAGGAATAACTACAACTTCGCCGTCCAGTTCGACGGCGATGGCCAACACATTGCCGGCGAAATCCCCAAACTCCTTGAGGCCCTTAAAGGTCCGCAGAAGGCCGGCATGGTGATCGGTTCCCGGTTTCTGGAGTCCCGGCAGGGGTACCGCTCGACATTTCCGCGGCGTATCGGTATCCGTCTCTTTCAGACCGTCAATTCCCTGCTCATCGGCCAGCGGGTGACCGACAACACGTCGGGATTCAGGGCTTACGATCGTCGGGCCATCGAATTTCTGGCCAGATACTACCCTCATGACTACCCCGAACCGGAGGCGGTTATCCTCCTCGGTCGGAACGGTTTCAGGGTGGCCGAGGTGTTCACTGTCATGCGCTGCCGGCAGGGGGGCGGTTCCTCCATCGCCGGAATCATCGGCGTCTATTACATGATCAAGGTCCTTCTGGCTATTCTGATGACGGCCCTCAGAAAGCCGGTTCCTGGTGGAAGAAACGGACGGTGTAGAGGTTAGGAGAGAAAACCACGGTCTGCCGGAAAAAGTTGCCCCGAGGCTTGCGCGCAGGGTCAATATTGCTACAATCTTCGAGATTGCATTGGTCACGGCAATTGTATATAAAGGTGAATATTCTAGGCGGACTCTATTTCCTGTCCCCTGTATTTTTAAAAATTTCAAACAGTTAGGCTGTGTATCTGTTATTTGAGCTCCATGACGACTGGTCTATCCAGTTGTTCTATCTCTTGCTCCGGAGGACTTAATGCTTATGAAGAAATGTTTGGGACGATTGCTCCTGATGGGAATGGCAATGATGCTTTGCGTACCGCCTGCTGTTTCAGCAGCCGAGCTGAGCATTCAGTCGGACACGCTGCTGCGGGTTTTTCAGCGGGACACCGCGACGGAAAACGATGCGGCGGTGACGCCGATCTACGAGTACCTGCGGGTCGACATGGACACGCCCGATGAGCCGGGGCTGGCCTTTCACCTCTACGGCTGGGGTCGCGGCGATCTGACGGACAACGATTATTACGAAGATGCGACGACCGGCGAGCTCCTCTATGGCTATCTCGAATACAGCCATAAAAACGCCCGCTTCAACGCCCGTCTCGGCCGGCAGTATGTTTTTGAAGGGGTGGCCAACGAATCGGTGGACGGCCTGCGCCTCAGCTCCGACCTGGGACGGTACTTCTCCGGATCACTCTATGCCGGGCAGCAGGTGCCGATGACCCTCGAAAACGGCCGCAGCGGCGACAGCACCTACGGCGGGCGTCTGGCGCACCACCTGGCCGGCCAGTATGACCTCGGTCTCTCCTACAAAAAGATCCGCAACGACGGTGACGACGCCGAAGAGCAGGCCGGTGTCGACCTGTCGGCCTATCTCCCCTTCGGCATCAACGTCTACGGCTTCTCCGCCTACAATGTCGACACCAACAACTGGGGCGAGCACTCCTTCGAACTGCGCGCAAACCTGGGGCCGGTGTCGGTGCGCCCCTATTTCCAGAAATTCCAGTACGAAGACTATTTCGGCACCGGGATCAACAGCGCCAATCCCTTCCGCTTTCTGGCCGGCTCCGGCGAGGAGTTGACGATCCTTGGTACCGACCTGACCCTCCCCGTCGGCGACGCCTGGGTCCTGGTCGGCAAGGCCAAGAACTATGACTACAAGGTGTTCGACGACACCTCCCAGTACTACGCCGCGCAGGCGATCTGGTCGGGTGAAAAGCACACCCAGGTCGGCGGCGAGTTCGGCTACATGAAGGGCGATTCAGCGCAGAACGACTACTATCTGGTCCGTGCCTATACCTACTGGGACAAGGTCCCCGCAGGCTGTCCGGTCGGGTTCGTCAGCGGCGATGTGGTCTATATCGGCTACGATGAGGCGATCTACGGCGAAGACAGCTCGCTGTTCATCTCCCTGGCCACCGGCAAGAAGTTTCTCGCCGATGAGGCTCTCGAGCTCAAGCTCTCCGGAGACTACAGCAGCGATCCGTACTTCGACAACGACCTGCGGGGGATGCTGATCGCCAGCTACCGTTTCGGCCGGACTCTGTAATAAAGTTTTCATCACGATCAGGAGCCTAATGATGCGTACTAATTTTTGGATAGGAATGGGATTGACTCTGCTGCTGCTGGTCCTCGGGGCCTGCGCGGCGATGGACAGCGGCTTGGGTTTGCCGGCACGTCACATGACGGCGGCGGATCTGGGGGAGTCTCCGACCAAGTGCACCGCCTGCCATGAAGCACGCGGCGAAAAACTGGCCTTCGGCGCTTTCGACCACACGGCCACCTGGGGGCAGACGCACCGCCAGCAGGCGTATCAGCAGGAGGCGGTCTGCGCCATGTGCCACCAGACCAGTTTCTGCAACGACTGTCACGCCACGCGCGTGGAGCTCAAGCCGTCGCTGAAGAACCAGTCGGAAACCTACCGGCAGATGCCCCATCGCGGCGATTACCTGAGTCGGCACCGGATCGATGGTCGGGTCGACCCGACCTCCTGCTTCCGCTGCCACGGCAATCCCAAGTCCGCTCAAACCTGCGCCCCCTGTCACGGGTAAGTGTCCCTAAGGAGAAAAAGATGATACGCCGATCTGCATTGCTTCTTTTGCTTTTCGTCCCCCTTGTCATGACAGGGTGTTCCGACGGAAATTCCAGCGCGCCCCCGTCGACTCAGGCGCACCCCTTTGACTGGTATACAGCGCATCGCCCGGTCGCCACGGCTTCGCCGGAATTCGTCGACTGCACCGGTTGCCATGGCGTGGATTTGATGGGGAGCGGCGGAGCGCCCAGCTGTTTTTCCGCCAGCTTCGACGGCCGCAGCTGCCATGCCGGCGGTCCCGTACCTCATCCGATGGACGGCACCTTTTTGTCTGGCTCGGTTCACGGACCGGAAGCCAAGGCCGATCTGACCTTTTGCCAAATCTGTCATTCGGATAATCCGACTGGTGGCCCGGGGAGTAACCCGCGTTTCAACCAGGGCATCGACAGCCAGGGTGGTACTGGCTGTGAAGCCTGCCATCCGGCTAATGCTGCTCATCCGGCCGTTTGGGCCGGACCGACCGCTTCAGCATTCCATTACTCGGCCGGTAACA
This region includes:
- a CDS encoding DUF2304 family protein; translated protein: MMIPGSFFVDKIQIFSIIFSLFIFFFIFSLVKNKRIREEYSLLWFALSLFLLYLSFDRFAIDRLGQLFGVAYSPSVLTLLTTGFTFLLLIHLTVVVTRLSEQSKELIQEMGLSRCGPAEKSSELLVIVPSYNEEENIAQVIEDLTSIEIPLDIVVINDGSMDNTSHVARSGKRVLVIDLPKNLGIGGAVQTGFKYAERNNYNFAVQFDGDGQHIAGEIPKLLEALKGPQKAGMVIGSRFLESRQGYRSTFPRRIGIRLFQTVNSLLIGQRVTDNTSGFRAYDRRAIEFLARYYPHDYPEPEAVILLGRNGFRVAEVFTVMRCRQGGGSSIAGIIGVYYMIKVLLAILMTALRKPVPGGRNGRCRG
- a CDS encoding cytochrome C, whose product is MRTNFWIGMGLTLLLLVLGACAAMDSGLGLPARHMTAADLGESPTKCTACHEARGEKLAFGAFDHTATWGQTHRQQAYQQEAVCAMCHQTSFCNDCHATRVELKPSLKNQSETYRQMPHRGDYLSRHRIDGRVDPTSCFRCHGNPKSAQTCAPCHG